TGTACAAGGAGGAATACAATGAACTTGTTGACATTTACTCTTTTGGGATGTGCATGTTGGAGATGGTTACGTTCGAATATCCTTACAGCGAGTGCAATCATCCAGCTCAAATCTACAGAAGAGTTGTTTCTGTAGGAACTAAGCACTCTCGATCCTGAGTTCTTATATCACGTTcgcaaaaaaaaggaaaggaggcTGAATGGAATCACCCTATATATTGCGATAATTTATATGGTGTTACTGTTTACCTTCCATTCTGTTTCCGTTCCTTTTTGCCAAACGTGggtttttctttcaattagcCCTTATGTTCCTCTTTTCTGACAGCAAGTTGTTTCTAGGGGAGAAAACCGGAAGCTCTCTACAAAGTTAAAGATCCTGAGGTGAGGCAGTTTGTTGAGAAATGCCTAGCAACGGCGTCCCTTAGGTTACCTGCTAAGGAACTTTTGAAGGACCCTTTTCTCCAAGTTGATGATATCGGGTCTGATCTATATCCGTCAGAGGAATTTGGGGAAGTGGGCCCTCTTCTGAGACTTCCCTACCATGGAAACCATCACAATTATGAAGCATTGATGAACGGCTGCTCTCACAATTATCTCGATGATGGTCAACCCGAACATGAGTTTGAAGGGGGTGAAATCGATCTTTTCACTTATCAAGAGGATGAAGATTCGGTAGGTGTTGGCATCACTGTCAAGGGAAGGAGGGAAGACGATGGAATTTTCTTAAGACTCAGAATTGCAGATGGTGAAGGTCAGGATTTTCTGCTCTTAATTGCATCTTCTTAAAGTTTGTATCCtccatttttctaaaattaccTTAAAGTGCAGATCGAGAGGTTAAACGAATAAGAGCAGTACTATACTTGCCATATCCAAAGGGATAAGTATCGAATGCAAGTTCTACGTTACGTAAGGAGCTTGAAGCTTCAGTAGCTTTTCATATGTTTAATAACACATGACACAGCCACCATCATTTAATAAGATTTACACTTTtaggaaaattaaataaaatgaaataccAACTGCCTTCCGGTCTTTTTCATGAATTTGCGGTTAAATTTCTTGAGTGTAATTATTTCTGTAGAATATGCATTGAATATGTAATCTGATTCTGATCCTTCCATTTTCAGGCCGAATCAGGAACATATACTTCCCTTTCGATATTGAGTCAGACACTCCTCTGAGTGTTGCAACCGAAATGGTGGCAGAGCTCGATATCACAGATCAAGATGTGAATAAAATAGCGGAGATGATTGACGGTGAGATTGCCACTTTGGTACCTGAGTGGAAGGCAGGACCCGTGGTAGAGGATGATTGGCATCCCGATTCTGGGAATCTCCACTATACTTGTGCTTCAACCGGGTCAACGTCCGATTATGTGAGTGCTTCGAATTCAAAGAACCTTCAAGTCCTTGAGGCCTCGCATCATGGTTGTGCAGAAGTCCATGGACGTTTCGAGGAGATCACATACCAGGACGGTCGGGTCCCGTCTAGCCGAACAGATGGTGCCCATCACACCGATGTACGGGCCCAGCATGAATCATCTAGTTCAAGAATAATCTACTGCGATGACACCCACAAGATGATCGAGAAACTATCGCTTGAGAATGATGATGAGAAGATCATTACCGTGGATGATCAGAGTGAGTCAAGTTATAGTGTCAGGAAGTCCTCTTATTCCATAGACCCTCAGTCACCAATGTTGGAAGATTACGAGAATGAGATCAGGCGGGAACTGAGATGGCTCAAGGCGAAGTACCAAATGCAGCTGAGGGAGATCAGAGACCAACAGTTAGGAGATCCATCACGTTCATCACGTCCGGCCCGATTGAATCGAGCAGCCAACAACAACGGCCGGATCTTGAAGTCTCTTAGTCAAGATAAGCCTATGAGTTTAAATTTCAATCCCAAGGGCAGGTGTGCAAATGCTATGGCTAGTGAGTCCTTCAGCCCCGACTGTATGACCACAGCCAAGAGCTTCTTTACGGGTGCTCTACTTCCTCAGCCACTTAACCGGGCAACTTCCCTTCCAGTCGATGCTGTCGACTTCTGAAACACCTAATTTAAAAGGCTCGaaataacaaaagaaataTTCAGTTTAGTGGCAGATATTGTCGGGAATTTCCCTGAGGGGGCACTTGGGTGAGGTGAAATTAGTTCATGTACATTACTCTCTGATCTTATGATATACTGAAATGCAGTACAGTGCTATACCAAGTTTTCTTACTTCCGATGAGTGGGAATTCTCGTACTAGTGCATGTTCGTTGTGGGACCatggaaagaaaatgaaatggaatcaaattacaaaatattagCGTATTACATTGCGATTATATTTTATGTTCTCTGCAGTACCATACCGAATATATCGTCCCAATTATTTGTCAAATGATTAAAGGGGACGCACACAATAGCCGTCCATGAAACAGTGTCAATGTTTCCTTTCTCCTTTTGCTGTTTGTCTCACTTTCTGCTCTGTCTTTTCCTACCCACATGAATCCCCAACCACTTCATATGACCTCGTAACTTCACtttctttaattttgaaatgctCCAAGAACGGAGCCTGTTCGATAACTGTCAATTCCAAACCGGCATCTATGGTGCATTTACGAGTAGATGTCGACCTATTCGATCAAAGGGTCAATAGGTTCCATCAACCATTTCCATTTCACAGGACTCACATTCTTCCTATTACTCCGTCTTTGACATCTCTCACATCCTGCCTTTTACAGGGTCACAAGTAAACACTGAAAGTCGTAAGGCCTGAGGGTAGATTGGTCCAGAGAGCTACATGTTCGTAAATATGAATACATAGctgtgtatgtgtgtgtgtatatatatatatatatgtgtgtgtgtgtgtgtaataAGGGATGGATTTAGGGGGGCCAGGGCGGGAATTAGTGCCCCCTTGGACTcgagaaaattacaaaatttctATTAGaatgtctcaattttattaattattcaatGAATTTATCATATTTCGCCCCCTTGATTTTACGATATAAAATTCCTTTGAACTTTGCTTTCTTGGACAAAATTCCTAGATCCACCCTACATGTATATGCAGATACGGGGAAGGGCAGAACATcatgtgattttctttttctgctcAGCTCAAGACTCAAGTTGCCCAACTTGGGTTTAGATCTCATCAACATTAGCTTCAACCAAATAAAGGAGAAGGCATGGCAACAGTGTCTGTTCTGTTAATTTGCATTTCATCTCGAACGCATACTACGTGTAAATGCGTCCGTCCATCGATCGAGATGGGTGTGTCGACATGTTACTAGGATGATGAGTTCTTTGTCAGCCCTTGTCAAAATACTCCTTTTGTCAACTCTGAATGGTTAGTGCTGCGTGATGAATTGTAACTTTCAACTTTTGAGAAAGCTAGTGTTAGCCAAAGAGTCGCATGGAGAGGCTGTGTCGTGTCGTGGGACATCCCCAATTGTGCAAAAAACCAAAAACACACGTCGGCATGGCATCTATCTTgccatcttttcttttcctttttatcgATGAAAAAGATTACCGTACACTTCGAGCAAATTTGTTTAAGAAAGAAGTTTTGGTGCAATGATATGCATAATAGTTTGAGATGCAATGATATGCATAATAGTTTGAGAATCAAAAGGTTTTGAGTTTAATTCTTGCCTATCGACAATTTCTAtccctttatttaattttatgtttctttttattatattcgggaagggaaaaaaaatgcatttacTCTGTTTGAACTTTGATCCAAATAGTATCTAAAAGTTTTATGGGCCTGCCTAATCAGTTTCAAGTGGGATTAGTCATTAAAGGGTAAAAATCTCTAtcaattgtgaattttttctattcataATACTCGAATCTGAaactttatttaaaaagaCCAATTGTTGAACCACTTGAATCGACTCTCGcttattatttatcttttctttagaTATATTATCCTGTTTCCGTTTGCTGTTTTATGGTTTGACCCTCTTGCTTACTTCTGTATATTCTTATTGTTAGATCTTGCGTCCGTGCTACGCACGTACtcacaaaatttaaataaagttttgtttgtatatttatttcctCACCTTGAAAGATTGTacataatgaaaataaaatgatcatAACATTCAAGCGACTTAAttagaaagaatttgaaaatatgaataGATTTACTTATGAAGAATAataaagaattttttattaaaagtatttaaaaaaatatagggaaaattcataaaatttaatgGTAGTAGGGAAAAATGTTGTAGCTTCTGGGTGAAAATTGGTGGCGGCTCTACACagggagagaagaagaaagagagaggggagagagagaggagagacgTAGAGTCAAGATATAGAAGTAGAAGTGGGCACATGACGGAACGGTTCGGTTATCGTTGCTAATCGTAACCATCCCGAATTTTAAGGAATGAGATTTTTCTAACCGAAACCGATCCCGAACCATATTATAATCATAAAACTATCCAcaaaataaatcattttttcGGCTCGATCAACTGAACTGTCCCGACTCCCGAAgcaagaaaattaatattagatCTAAATTTATAAAGTCTGAGTTCTATAGGACTCAAGAgtgcaataaaaaataaaaaaagcatAAACAAACAGACACATTCGATTacatatttatcaaatttctGCATGTTTCAATTACAGAAAACGGGAAGCACTGGAGTTACTAGGTTTTGTAAACAAACGGTGGATTATGTTGAAgggacgaagaagaagaggagacaTAGAGGACTGACGAGTGAGGATTAGGGTTTGTGAATTTGTGATTATgaatttctttcaatttttttctcaaaaaaggGAAGTGTTGGAGTTACTGGAGTGCACAATTTTCGGCCTTGGCcgcataatatatatacacaacaaaatatattatatatgaattatatatatatatatattattagccCTCATGCACGCGCTTTGCGCTATTGCTTTCGGGCTTGGGAGCAAACTTGAATATTGATTAAATAGTCCAAATCATTGTTTCGGGAGCCTATGAACAAACTCGATTATTGGATCAACagtacaaaataaaacaatatttCCTTTCACAATTAACAGCATCCTATGTTTGAACGGAAATTCATGAATAAATTGCTAGGCTCCATAGCAACATCACTATTTGATATAATCTTATAGAATCACAAAATATGTTGCAGGCCGCTATGGAGACTAGCAATTTATTCAAGAATTTCCGTTCAAACTTAGGATGCTATTAATTGTGAAAGGGAATATTGTAATATTTTGTATTGTTGATCCAATAATCGAGTTTGTTCGTAGGCTCCAGAACAATGATTTGAACTGTTTAATCAATATCCAAGTTTGCTCCAAAGCCTAAAAGCAATCGCGCATGCATGAAGCATGTGCGTGAGGGCTAGTGcaaaagaataaatatatgCTAGGTAGAAGGCAACTTGCACAATATAACATTTTTAACTAGtacaacccaaaaaaaaaaaaaacaaacaaacaaagtgCAGGTCGCAATTCCGCATAGTAAATATGTATCCTTTTGTAGTAAGAAGGGTGTAGGTATTTGAATACAAAATGTAGTGTCGCTCTGGGTTGGACTGTGAAAGACAAATTGAGTTTGCTCCAAAATCCAAGACCAATGGCGCATACGTTTCGCGCGTGCATGAGAGCCAGTATATATGATAAAAGAATCAACTCATGGCTCTCGCATCTATGAGCAACTCGATGAGATTAACAACCACATATTTTAGTCTTTCATTTCATAGTTTAATAGCAAAAGGTTTCCCCGATAGTCGTACAAATTAATCGATGAATTAGAACAATAGGAAGGaggagaaaatgaagaaaacgTCGCAAAGGATCACGAGATTCGTTCAGATCATTTGATCATAAATTGGTAAGAAGCACCGCCACATGCAAGGGGCCTAGCAATTTGCTTAGACATTATTTTATGGAGTTTTGATGATTTATGAAGTTTTGCAATTTCTATTATATTACAATAAGATTGATCTTAGAATATTGTAATCagtaaaaatatcaaaatttcatttatctaATACTATTAGATTCTTGAGTAAGGCCCTCTGTAATGGAGAATTGAAATACGATACTCCATAAATGAATGTAATTGAGCGAGAGGTTGTGTATAATAATTACATGAACACTATCAACTTGATGGTTCAGAGCAATCTCATCACAACGTTTATAATCCTAATAGTATAAAACCTCcatgatttttttctcaagACATGTTTTACAGTTGCCTTTCCAATATCATGTATAGAACGAAATTCCATCAGTGTAGAATTCACCTTATATCCCAAGTAAAAAACAATAGTATCGATCATCCGTTTACACAGGattcaatatatacatatatgagacCCAATACTTATACAACCTGGAATTCGCTGAACTTAAGTAGCAATAAATAGAAGTGCCGAGACATCTATGTCGACGTTCAAGAAGGCTCGTTCTCGAATCTTCATACCCAAGCCTGCAATTGTAGCCAATGGAGGAGCACATGCTCTTCTCTGAAGATCTTTCTCATCACTTTTCATCCTAACGGAGGATGAACTCCGCATAGAATGACTGAATTTAATTATTGTCTGCATATCCAGAATCCATGCAAATATTCTCCTAAGCAATCTTCGTACTTTTTCCGTTTATCTCTTTTCTACGATGAGAAGGATTCTGTAAAGGGTTATCTTTCGTTGACTACCCAGAGAGAAGGGGATCTTACGACTTCAGTTCCCGAGTCGTTTGGCATTCAAGTTCGATGCATCTTTATTCCTTCATGCCTTGACCCCATCTCCACCTCCAGCTTCCTGTCAGAGACTACTCCAAATAGCAAGCTTTGCAATCGTTGAAAGGATTTTTCACAAGGATTCACAGGAAGCATCTGCCAAAAGTTCGGGGTGCAAAGAAAAGCTTTAGTAAGAAAAACTCCCAAAACAAACCGTAAATAAGTAGAGAATCCAACAGATCAACCATTACCATGAGGTTATTGTGAATTCTACCAAATCCATACTGTCAAAGTTTGTAAGCATGCCCATGATGAAAGCACATGACAAAGCTTTCCCCCCTTCACCATCGTGCCATCGTGcaaggaagagaaagagacataaattagtaaaatcAATCAAACGCATTTCATTCATTTACAGATAAATAGATAGAGCTCGTGTTAATAAATGAGCTTGGGTCTCTGAAGTACTTTCCTGGGATTGAAGTTGCTAAAACTTCTTCGGGTCACTTTTTGAACCAGCGCAAGTATGTTCTTGACATCCTAGAAGAATGCAACATGCTCAGATGTAGACCTGTTTTATTTCCGATGGAGCAGCAACTCAAGTTATCAGAGGACTTGGGTGATCTCTTTTTTGATCTAGGACAGTATCGCAGGCTCGTGGGACATCTTATATACTTGACAATTACTCGGCCTGATCTCTGTTACTCGGTGCATATACTATCTCAATTTATGCAGAGTTCGCGACAATCTCATTGGGACGCAGGTCTTCGAGTTTTGCTCTGTCTCAAACATGCATCGAGCCAAGGAATTCTTTTGCAGCCCTGCTCATTACACTTGACAGCGTAGTGCGACTCAGATTGGGCTGCGTGTCCTTTGACTCGACGGTCCCTTGCAGGTTATTTTGTATTGTTAGGAGGAAGCCCTATTTCATGGAGGACTAAGAAACTGACCACTATTTCTCGTTCTTCTGTCAAGGTGGAGTACCGGGCCATGGTTGATGCCACCAGCGAGTTAGCCGATTTGGGGATCCATGTTCGGCAACCAATGCAACTCTATTGTGATAACCAGAAAGCACAACATATTGCCGCCAACCCGGTCTTTCATAAGCGGGCAAAACATATCGAAATAGATTTTCACTTCACTTCCTACGACAACATATTCAGTCTCGTGCCGTCCCAACTGCCCATGTTTCCACACGTTTTCGGCTTGCTGACATATTCATCAAGGCTCTAAGTCGAGATCAATTCTTATTTCTACTATGCAAGTTGGGCATTTGTGACTTAcatgctccaacttgaggggtgTATTACGGGTTATAGTATCTCTGTAATATAGCTGTAGGATATTCTCAATTGAGGCAGTTAGAGATATTGCTTTACATAGGGATTTGTCGATACTTTCTGTTTTAGGTAATCCTGTATATATGTAAGGTTATTGCATCAATGAAGGTTATGCTAATCAGCTCATTTGTTTACTGAAAACAAAAAGGGGGGGCACGAGCAGGGGTGGTGGTGGCTAGTCGGTCACCACTGCCGTTgacaaaattgccggaaatgTAACAAATAACTTTGTTGCCTTagcctggaaaggtgaagatcgGTGCATCCACCACTGTCCTGCTCAtgcctcatctctctctccaaaaagAAATGCAAAAAGAACTGAGAGAGAAGAAGGGCATTGGTGGATGCCACCAACCAACACTGTCCCAAGACAAGTCGTCAGATGCCTCATAGGTCACCAATAACCTACCTAGGCAGCGGTGGATGGCAGCAACCACCACcgtcccttctctctctcgacttccaaacttttttttttaaacgttatttttttatatttctaaaatcatgatttaatttttgaaattggataaatatattaaaggCCTCGGACATTCAACGAAACATAAGGTTCTTATTTAGACAAAAATATTCAGTGCAATCTCTTAAAAGGAAAAGCATATGCAAATGTAATTGCCCAAATCGGTACTTttcttatgtatatatatatttcttgctCCGTAAGCTTGATTTATGTCGATTCCGTAACTTCTCGGTACAACCACAGCAGAAATGACTCCCTGACATTGGAGCGTCCAACCGTTTTATATGTGAGGGATTCTTCTATGCAGATGGCGTTCGGATAGAGAGGGGTAACCGTTCGAAAGCTCATAttcatatttaaatttgtAAGGATGTCAAGGTACTTAAAGTACACCCCAAGCGATGCAGACACTAATCAACCTAGAAGTAAACAACTTTATTTCAAAGGAGTTTGTGATTGTATAGAAAGATAATTATCAATTAGGTGATGCTCTGATTAATTACATGGAAGATGAAGAGGATTTTCGATTTGCTAATCGTCAATTGGGTGTCATACCAATTGTCCATTGAGGGTCTTTGGTTGAATATTGTTGGGAGTATAGATAATTGTTGAAAGTAATACTTTCCTTTTTACTAAAAGAAATAGTTGAAGTGAATCTTATGAATGGAAAATGAGGACATAGCATATCATAATATAGTCAATGCTGATTTGACGCTTACGAATACCATATGATCATAAAAATGGGCAGTCTCATTAAATATATTCACATCTTCTAATTAGACATCAGATTGAATGCATtaagtatatacatatacatgcatGGATACTAATCTCATAAAATACTACATTATCATTGTCCGTTGAGATGGAATATTGGCAGATCATCATCCTCCTCCCCGAATGTCATACGAACCATCTCGAATCCTCGATTACTAATACCGGTGTTAGTAAAAGAGCTGAAGGTTCCACTCCACTTAAGCAAAAAGCGGAAATATGGGCCTTTTGGTAATAAGAACCTGAGTATAGGGATGAATTCTTAACAATCGGAAATTAGGGGACCAACAACACGAATTAAGATCTGACAAGTACGATGATCCTGCGACCTTCGTTCTCGACTACACTGTGCACGCAAATGAAGCTCTCAGCCCCTTCTTGGCCTGTCGGCATCTCCCCGACCTCCGCTCAGCCCCCAAAGCCCACCGCTAGGGTTTCTCTCAGAACTCTCCTCTCCCCCAGATGCTCCATTTACCGCTTCTCCTCTCATAAGATGGGTTCCCACCATCTGAAGCCGATCTCGTGCTCCTCCTCCGTTCAGAACAACGGGCCCCCGGCGACAGCGTCCCCTTCACCGGTCAGCTCCGGTGAGTCGAAAGTCCTGCTAGGTACTTACTATTTCGAATTTGGTGTTGTGATTTTCGGGAGTCTGATGAATTGGTTTTCTCAGTGGGCAGAGTCGGAGAGGTGAAGAGGGTCACTAAGGAGACGGACGTGGCGGTGAGGATCCATCTCGACGGCACCGGTGTTGCCGATAGCAGCACTGGAATCCCTTTTCTAGATCACATGTTGGATGTAAGTCTTTGCAGCTTAGCTTGTAATTGCTCTTCAGCAGTTCATTAGTGAAGAAACTTTAGCTTTCAATCAATATTTAGTAGAATCACATTTTAAAGTTGGCTAGGATTGTGTCTGACATTGGCTTTTAGATTTGTTTCCTGAAGAACTTAATTATCTTTATCGGATTTAGCTTGTCATTGGAAGGTTAAAGTCCTAACGGAAGGCATAAAGTTTAGTGCTTGGGACAATTAGATAATATGCTATCATGTGTATTTTTCATGGCATAACCAATTTCTAAGTTCAACTTGTCATGACTCCCATGTTCTGTTTGACTTGTATTATTGTCTTTCTGATCATATCAGCGAGGCAATAATATGCTATCATGTGTATTTTTCATGGCATATCCAATTTCTAAGTTCGACTTGTCACAACTCACGTATTCTGTTTGACTTGTATTATTGCCTTTCTGATCATATCAGCAACTTGCTTCGCACGGGTTGTTTGATGTGCACTTAAGGGCCACTGGTGACATTCACATCGATGATCATCATACGAATGAGGATGTCGCTCTTGCCATTGGAACAGTAAGCATCTTTGCTCTACCTACTAGGAATATGAATTTTTAGCTTCCTGTGGAAAGGCTATGGCAGCCAAATGGGcctttttgctctttttttgaAACGGTTTTGGTGCATGATATGCTGGTCTTTGTTTGTTTAACATTTGTTTTGCTCGGTTGACAGGCTATATTGCAAGCACTTGGAGACAGGAAAGGAATTAACCGCTTCGGTGATTTCTCGGCTCCACTTGATGAAGCCCTCGTACATGTTGCACTGGCATGTTCTAGATTTTTCTGGATTTTCGAGTGTCCTAATTTGTTATCATAGTCTTTCTTTAGGATATAAGGGTAAAACTGGTACTTGTTTAGTCTATTACTGATGAATTCTAACGGAGATAATCTTCTGTTTTTACTCTTCAGGATTTATCAGGGCGGCCACATTTAAGTTTTGATTTACAGATACCCACTCAGAGGGTTGGAACATACGATACTCAGGTATTCTCCTCCATTTATTTCCCTCTAAAGAATTACATTAGCTTGGTATATTTGAGTCTTGGGACCAAATTTAGCGATGAAGACTGCATTCTGGATTGTATTTTCCCTGGTATATATGTGTTGATTACTCTACTGAATATCAGATTCCACTTTATTTCCGGTCATGAACATTACTACATATCTCACTAAAACTATTATATCTGTAGTTGGTAGAGCACTTCTTTCAGTCTCTGGTAAATACCTCGGGTATGACCCTTCATATAAGACAGGTAACTATATTCTTTTAATCCTTGTTTTCTGCTTAATCTCTAAAAACCGTGCTATGATTTTAATCTGGATTCTTCTTGTGCCGTGACTAGAATAGTTCAACATCTGTTAATTGCAGCTAGCTGGAAAAAATTCGCATCACATTATTGAAGCAACATTTAA
The sequence above is drawn from the Punica granatum isolate Tunisia-2019 chromosome 5, ASM765513v2, whole genome shotgun sequence genome and encodes:
- the LOC116207759 gene encoding probable serine/threonine-protein kinase WNK9 translates to MNGVSDHSEFVEVDPTGRYGRYDEVLGKGASKTVYRAFDEYEGIEVAWNQVKLYDFLQSPEDLERLYCEIHLLKTLKHPNIMKFYTSWVDTANRNINFVTEMFTSGTLRQYRLKHRKVNIRAVKHWCRQILKGLLYLHSHNPPVIHRDLKCDNIFINGNQGQVKIGDLGLAAILRKSHAVRCVGTPEFMAPEVYKEEYNELVDIYSFGMCMLEMVTFEYPYSECNHPAQIYRRVVSGRKPEALYKVKDPEVRQFVEKCLATASLRLPAKELLKDPFLQVDDIGSDLYPSEEFGEVGPLLRLPYHGNHHNYEALMNGCSHNYLDDGQPEHEFEGGEIDLFTYQEDEDSVGVGITVKGRREDDGIFLRLRIADGEGRIRNIYFPFDIESDTPLSVATEMVAELDITDQDVNKIAEMIDGEIATLVPEWKAGPVVEDDWHPDSGNLHYTCASTGSTSDYVSASNSKNLQVLEASHHGCAEVHGRFEEITYQDGRVPSSRTDGAHHTDVRAQHESSSSRIIYCDDTHKMIEKLSLENDDEKIITVDDQSESSYSVRKSSYSIDPQSPMLEDYENEIRRELRWLKAKYQMQLREIRDQQLGDPSRSSRPARLNRAANNNGRILKSLSQDKPMSLNFNPKGRCANAMASESFSPDCMTTAKSFFTGALLPQPLNRATSLPVDAVDF
- the LOC116209715 gene encoding imidazoleglycerol-phosphate dehydratase 1, chloroplastic; this encodes MKLSAPSWPVGISPTSAQPPKPTARVSLRTLLSPRCSIYRFSSHKMGSHHLKPISCSSSVQNNGPPATASPSPVSSVGRVGEVKRVTKETDVAVRIHLDGTGVADSSTGIPFLDHMLDQLASHGLFDVHLRATGDIHIDDHHTNEDVALAIGTAILQALGDRKGINRFGDFSAPLDEALVHVALDLSGRPHLSFDLQIPTQRVGTYDTQLVEHFFQSLVNTSGMTLHIRQLAGKNSHHIIEATFKAFARALRQATEYDPRRLGTIPSSKGVLSRS